A section of the Pygocentrus nattereri isolate fPygNat1 chromosome 18, fPygNat1.pri, whole genome shotgun sequence genome encodes:
- the LOC108444567 gene encoding mucin-12, with translation MGRRAADPTTPVPVLGVPALVGVRGWRALTWTHQCNVGVQTSPAIRPTLRSYQSQSETQQADTVTIQSEKKVSIPPNGHISNDSGTEDDAKKDRKRSIFVKQRSLETKTKKGVTFQGLDVELPEDASKGVKSEVHTRTIKTNPRLHGGMANGRAKGRRDVRFTNGSVVDSEAIGGISSDISEGEEPTQGLETAVHSGKRKVPSSSPPHRPPLRICSTCGGRQNPVATVVYTTTRGATSPTSTGSDTLSSSPATPFYPGKEMGGPFSPVSVQAEKYTTYKSMQMDKGSAAMRPPPYPNININSDLPLSSTQEKEVSKLTRHSFTRKYMGAALPQTNKDMPDSPVTSTSCPCAHSVTVIQEVGTQTHSSLCPTSQKPVSLSYRAEETRAPMLTLPTNAHKHSIVATHAKTHGPSGTSTHAKTPHKPHCNGMQPKLASVEATLTHSKPLTLVHPHRNSDMNSLPTDSHPKTCESITTAATVQPTTPKSTPQTHGITHPKGPSLTAQSNHATTHPKSSASLHSPRSAEDQSLEPSHLNAAFKPFSTSHPNTDVKLPNGLEARQNTHPRPSVSSDANPSAKPQSVSQIHFCTDPKPPATSNSNYSKACGTSTYTQTYSVTGNTCLHMDIQTLRCSSHTSTHSKPPSTIANTDMSVSAQCTLPQVDTLLKPHSILKNQSGSHCKLSRTSYTAIHPSTACNPCSVTTMSLLTRTSTAETTQAFVEVHSNSVEQPKTSPNGLAEAVQEANAVSITEKPGNRIGESSTAATSSVKFSSKAVAEPVANVKTSHKFPTEAETGIHNIHADCELFATSESQTAHQQFSPQPSVPPRIPNTFCPHAYRPPKPSHAPPLHPAFELLIEVTRNRGANADSKPNPHLPSSHTLSGTQIQNHNNLKCTEPHKGLETDSQASIMLPISGAISNGRCTLTHYHPPSLALLLPTSLECGRNQDPQKRLEKVEASLQANQERITTLLNIIQDLEMSHALSKGRRCFRTGQDLSECSTCQETACIIYSVEYDFRKQERRFREVLEPLDSPVREMQDGGHHIFLSFPTSQNHSEASSLPSVYTEPKAKAKIKTKKLCRKFFGWLPRKVHRK, from the exons ATGGGTCGACGGGCGGCCGATCCGACCACTCCTGTGCCCGTGCTGGGAGTGCCCGCTCTGGTAGGGGTCCGTGGCTGGAGGGCTCTGACGTGGACCCATCAGTGTAACGTTGGGGTCCAGACATCTCCTGCTATTCG GCCCACTTTACGGAGCTATCAGTCACAGTCGGAGACCCAGCAGGCAGACACTGTCACCATCcaatcagagaagaaagtgagcatACCACCCAATGGCCACATCTCTAATGATTCTGGCACAGAGGACGATGCTAAGAAGGACCGAAAAAGGAGTATTTTTGTTAAACAGAGGAGTCTtgagacaaagacaaagaaggGAGTGACGTTTCAAGGTCTGGACGTCGAGTTACCTGAGGATGCCAGCAAGGGCGTCAAAAGCGAGGTGCACACTCGGACAATCAAAACTAACCCTCGTTTGCATGGGGGCATGGCCAACGGCAGGGCGAAAGGGAGGAGGGACGTCCGCTTCACCAACGGGAGTGTGGTTGACTCAGAGGCAATTGGTGGGATCAGCAGCGACATCAGTGAGGGGGAGGAGCCAACTCAAGGGCTCGAAACTGCAGTGCACTCTGGGAAGAGGAAGGTTCCTTCATCTTCCCCACCACACAGGCCTCCACTGAGAATCTGCAGTACTTGTGGAGGGAGGCAAAATCCTGTGGCTACAGTTGTCTACACCACCACAAGGGGAGCCACTTCACCCACTTCTACTGGGTCTGATACCCTCAGTTCCAGCCCAGCAACACCCTTCTACCCTGGGAAGGAAATGGGAGGTCCGTTTTCTCCTGTCAGTGTGCAGGCAGAGAAGTATACTACCTACAAATCTATGCAAATGGACAAAGGGTCTGCAGCGATGCGGCCTCCACCTTAtccaaatattaacattaacagtGACCTGCCATTGTCATCTACACAGGAGAAGGAGGTGTCAAAACTTACCAGACATTCATTTACCAGGAAATACATGGGTGCTGCCCTTCCGCAGACAAACAAGGATATGCCGGACAGCCCTGTCACCAGCACATCATGTCCATGTGCACATTCAGTTACGGTGATTCAGGAGGtgggcacacaaacacactcatccCTCTGTCCTACTTCACAAAAGCCAGTGTCACTGTCATATAGAGCTGAAGAAACAAGAGCCCCCATGCTAACCCTGCCtacaaatgcacacaaacacagcatagTGGCAACACATGCTAAAACACATGGGCCAAGCGGGACAAGTACACACGCTAAAACGCCACACAAACCCCATTGTAATGGTATGCAGCCCAAACTAGCCAGCGTTGAGgccacactcacacattcaaaacccttgaccttagtgcatcCACACAGAAATTCCGACATGAATTCTCTTCCTACCGACAGCCACCCTAAAACTTGCGAATCAATCACCACGGCAGCCACAGTCCAGCCCACTACACCAAAGAGCACACCCCAGACACATGGCATAACACATCCTAAAGGCCCTTCCCTCACTGCACAATCAAACCATGCTACCACACATCCCAAGTCTTCAGCCTCCCTGCATTCACCCAGGAGTGCAGAGGATCAAAGCTTAGAACCGAGTCATCTGAATGCAGCTTTCAAACCTTTCAGCACTTCGCACCCTAATACAGACGTCAAACTCCCAAATGGATTAGAGGCCAGGCAAAATACTCACCCAAGACCTTCCGTCTCCTCAGACGCAAATCCAAGCGCTAAACCTCAAAGCGTATCGCAAATCCATTTTTGCACGGACCCCAAGCCCCCAGCCACTTCGAACTCTAATTACTCCAAAGCTTGTGGCACATCCACATACACTCAAACATACTCAGTGACTGGCAACACATGCCTGCACATGGATATCCAAACACTGCGCTGCTcatcacacacaagcacacactccAAGCCTCCCAGCACCATTGCAAATACTGACATGTCTGTATCAGCTCAGTGCACTCTCCCACAGGTTGACACGCTTTTAAAACCTCATAGCATATTGAAGAACCAGAGTggttcacactgtaaactgtcCCGCACCTCTTACACAGCCATCCATCCCAGCACTGCTTGTAACCCATGTTCTGTTACGACAATGAGCCTTTTAACCAGGACCAGCACAGCTGAAACCACTCAAGCATTTGTAGAAGTGCATTCGAACAGTGTGGAGCAGCCTAAAACAAGCCCTAATGGCCTAGCAGAAGCTGTGCAAGAGGCTAATGCTGTGTCCATCACAGAGAAACCGGGTAACAGAATTGGTGAATCATCAACAGCAGCTACAAGCTCTGTTAAATTCTCCTCTAAAGCAGTGGCTGAGCCAGTGGCGAATGTGAAAACAAGTCACAAATTCCcgacagaggcagagacaggCATTCATAACATTCATGCTGACTGCGAACTCTTCGCAACCTCGGAATCGCAAACGGCACACCAGCAATTTTCACCTCAGCCTTCTGTACCACCGAGGATCCCCAACACTTTCTGCCCGCACGCTTACAGACCTCCCAAACCTTCCCATGCACCTCCTCTCCATCCAGCATTTGAATTATTAATCGAGGTCACCAGAAACAGAGGTGCAAATGCAGATTCCAAGCCAAATCCACACCTGCCTTCTTCTCATACTCTTTCTGGGACACAAATACAAAACCACAACAACCTCAAATGCACTGAACCACACAAAGGATTAGAGACTGATTCACAAGCCAGTATTATGTTGCCCATTAGCGGAGCCATCTCGAATGGTCGCTGCACCCTCACACACTACCACCCTCCGTCTTTGGCCTTGCTCCTGCCCACGTCTCTTGAATGTGGCAGGAATCAGGACCCTCAGAAGAGGCTAGAGAAAGTGGAGGCCAGTCTGCAGGCCAACCAGGAGAGGATCACGACCTTGCTCAACATCATCCAGGACCTGGAGATGAGCCACGCACTCAgcaaagg ACGCCGCTGTTTCCGGACTGGCCAAGACCTTAGTGAATGCTCCACCTGCCAGGAGACAGCATGCATCATCTACAG TGTGGAGTATGACTTCAGAAAACAGGAGCGACGGTTCAGGGAGGTCTTAGAGCCTCTGGATTCCCCAGTGAGAGAGATGCAGGATGGAGGACACCACATCTTTCTCTCATTCCCCACCTCCCAGAATCACAGCGAGGCATCTTCGCTGCCCAGTGTCTACACAGAACCCAAGGCCAAGGCCAAAATCAAGACCAAGAAGCTCTGTCGGAAGTTCTTTGGCTGGCTGCCGCGAAAGGTCCACAGGAAATAG